In Silene latifolia isolate original U9 population chromosome X, ASM4854445v1, whole genome shotgun sequence, the following proteins share a genomic window:
- the LOC141621898 gene encoding expansin-A12, with protein MAKIIILVPNVLFWNYLLLFLGIVFQSVQCRKPNHWRSGHATFYGQNQAPATLGGACGFDNTIHAGFGVHTTALSTAMFKGGQACGACYQVRCDYRADPKWCLRSGSITVTATNFCPPNNHGGWCDPPRHHFDMAMPSFFRIARRGNEGIVPVLYKKVSCRRRGGVRFTMKGQGNFNMVMIANVGGSGSVKAASLRSSKTKRWVSMSRNWGVNWQSNTDLRNQGISFRLTLVDGKTKYFYNVVPSSWNFGQTFSSRNQFF; from the exons ATGGCaaaaattataatattagtaCCTAATGTTTTGTTTTGGaattatttgttgttgtttttgggaATAGTCTTTCAAAGTGTCCAATGTCGTAAACCTAACCATTGGCGTAGTGGTCATGCAACTTTCTATGGCCAAAACCAAGCCCCAGCCACACTTG GGGGAGCATGTGGGTTCGACAACACAATCCATGCGGGGTTTGGGGTCCATACAACGGCCTTAAGCACAGCCATGTTCAAGGGAGGTCAAGCATGTGGCGCATGCTACCAAGTTAGGTGTGATTATAGGGCTGATCCAAAGTGGTGCCTTCGCTCGGGGAGCATCACCGTGACCGCTACCAACTTCTGCCCTCCAAACAACCATGGAGGATGGTGCGATCCACCCCGCCACCACTTTGACATGGCCATGCCTTCCTTCTTTCGTATCGCTCGACGTGGCAATGAAGGCATTGTCCCTGTCCTTTACAAAAA GGTATCATGCCGTAGGCGAGGTGGAGTTCGATTCACAATGAAAGGGCAAGGCAACTTCAACATGGTGATGATCGCCAACGTTGGTGGGAGCGGCAGCGTGAAAGCGGCATCACTAAGGAGCTCCAAGACTAAGAGATGGGTGTCTATGTCCAGGAATTGGGGTGTAAATTGGCAAAGCAACACCGATCTTAGAAACCAAGGCATCTCTTTTAGACTCACTTTGGTTGATGGCAAAACCAAGTATTTTTACAATGTTGTTCCTTCATCATGGAACTTTGGACAGACTTTTAGTTCACGTAATCAATTCTTCTAG